The proteins below are encoded in one region of Winogradskyella helgolandensis:
- a CDS encoding SRPBCC family protein: MPRIELQTEIKADRNIVFDLSRSIDLHKISTEHTNEEAIAGKTGGLIGMNESVTWRAKHFGIYQNLTSKITEYDRPKYFTDEMVKGAFKKFKHEHHFAELNGGTLMTDFFDYQSPFGIVGKIADKLFLKKYMTELLTERNRIVKQFAESERWKEVITE; the protein is encoded by the coding sequence ATGCCGAGAATTGAACTTCAAACTGAAATAAAAGCCGATAGAAATATAGTATTTGACCTTTCGCGAAGTATCGATTTACATAAAATTTCGACTGAACACACGAATGAAGAGGCAATCGCTGGAAAAACAGGCGGATTAATCGGAATGAACGAAAGCGTAACGTGGAGAGCAAAACACTTTGGAATTTATCAAAATCTGACTTCCAAAATCACGGAATATGACCGACCAAAATACTTTACGGACGAAATGGTAAAAGGAGCTTTCAAAAAATTCAAACACGAACACCACTTTGCGGAATTGAATGGCGGAACTTTGATGACCGACTTTTTTGATTATCAATCACCTTTTGGAATTGTAGGTAAAATAGCTGACAAGCTGTTTCTCAAAAAATATATGACTGAATTACTAACTGAACGGAATCGAATTGTAAAGCAGTTTGCGGAATCTGAAAGGTGGAAAGAAGTAATAACTGAATAA